In a single window of the Bacillus clarus genome:
- a CDS encoding 8-oxo-dGTP diphosphatase → MSTNWKYIVHRLYTMCMIQKSNKVLLIKRPNHLGFPGYLAPDGKVEFPESIVQAAIRKVKEETGLIVSSLIFKGLDKYVNPKENIRYMVFNYWTDTFERYLLKNPPEGELLWISIDEALHLPMQDCFKERFQLFFEKGTFEIQRV, encoded by the coding sequence ATGAGTACAAATTGGAAGTATATAGTGCATCGACTGTATACAATGTGTATGATCCAAAAAAGTAACAAAGTTTTGCTAATAAAACGGCCAAACCATTTAGGTTTTCCTGGCTACTTAGCCCCTGACGGAAAAGTAGAATTTCCAGAAAGTATTGTCCAAGCGGCTATTAGAAAAGTGAAAGAAGAAACTGGATTAATTGTTTCAAGTTTAATTTTTAAAGGATTAGATAAGTACGTAAATCCAAAGGAAAATATAAGATATATGGTTTTCAACTATTGGACAGATACATTTGAAAGATACCTTCTGAAAAATCCTCCTGAAGGCGAATTATTGTGGATTTCAATTGATGAAGCATTGCATTTACCAATGCAAGATTGCTTTAAAGAACGATTTCAATTATTTTTTGAGAAAGGCACTTTTGAAATTCAACGTGTCTGA
- a CDS encoding YndJ family protein → MRNIVFGLVCYIIFLICEWSKLNPVEAIILLSVLLFIPMSFCIVDKKTRNGSDLLLFKGISFLYPLAGISAMLAFVTNHFFFALIWFLYTGVIALFGASRLLERGWKPLEEVAIDSAFIYLFLGGFWFFASVTKLSIMQFSSDIVLLTAAHFHYSAFLLPLSAGLLGRKRDKRSKLYDAIIFIIVISPMTVAIGITYSRMFEFLAVLIYLCALYGYGSYVWKIKFHFISAKILLILSSSTLMVTILFSLMYSYGNFKQTMTISISQMVWIHGVVNGIGVALPAFIGWMIERNVPAYIHYGKQMSQLKGKVKVGENFFQQQKLVENREYAGLVDKMSDFDSNKFNESKVSLGITHFYENTRDYHLQANIKWSSWFRPFAFCYEKMSKYVQQIHLGMGGKWEVMHGRIIAIKDERDGRENVRAWVRKNEKDETIFIALYSQHAYNGETYMNIALPLPYSNMTGILKLCNDDNHLIITSKLRENGGGDEGIYLHTRFFTIRLPLAETFIIQERDSGALTAQHRMWILGIKFLEVHYDIKKIEKV, encoded by the coding sequence ATGAGAAATATAGTTTTTGGTTTAGTTTGTTATATTATTTTTCTTATATGCGAGTGGTCGAAATTAAATCCTGTTGAAGCAATTATATTGTTATCTGTACTCTTATTTATACCAATGTCATTTTGTATTGTTGACAAAAAAACAAGAAATGGTTCGGATTTATTACTTTTTAAAGGAATATCGTTTCTATACCCGCTTGCAGGGATTAGTGCAATGCTCGCTTTCGTAACAAATCATTTTTTCTTTGCGCTTATTTGGTTCCTATACACAGGTGTTATTGCATTATTTGGCGCTAGTAGATTGCTAGAAAGAGGATGGAAACCGTTAGAAGAAGTGGCGATAGATAGTGCATTTATCTACTTGTTTTTAGGTGGTTTTTGGTTTTTTGCTTCTGTAACTAAGCTTTCAATTATGCAGTTTAGTTCTGATATTGTGCTCTTAACAGCCGCTCATTTTCATTACTCAGCATTTTTATTACCGTTATCAGCTGGTTTGCTTGGAAGGAAAAGAGATAAGAGAAGTAAGTTATATGACGCTATTATATTTATTATAGTCATTTCACCAATGACAGTTGCAATTGGTATTACATATTCAAGAATGTTTGAATTTCTTGCAGTATTGATTTATTTATGTGCTCTTTATGGCTATGGTAGTTACGTCTGGAAAATAAAATTCCATTTCATAAGCGCAAAGATTCTTCTTATTCTTTCATCCAGTACACTTATGGTAACAATTCTGTTTTCGTTAATGTACTCATACGGGAATTTTAAACAAACGATGACGATTTCAATTTCACAAATGGTTTGGATTCATGGTGTTGTGAATGGAATTGGAGTAGCATTACCAGCTTTTATTGGCTGGATGATTGAAAGAAATGTTCCAGCGTATATTCATTACGGAAAACAAATGAGTCAGTTGAAAGGGAAAGTAAAAGTTGGAGAGAACTTCTTCCAACAACAAAAATTAGTAGAGAATAGAGAATATGCCGGGCTTGTTGATAAAATGAGTGATTTTGATAGTAATAAATTTAATGAAAGTAAAGTCTCTTTGGGTATTACTCATTTTTATGAGAATACGCGAGATTATCATTTGCAAGCGAATATTAAATGGTCTTCTTGGTTTCGTCCCTTTGCATTTTGCTATGAAAAGATGAGTAAATATGTGCAGCAAATTCATTTAGGAATGGGCGGTAAGTGGGAAGTGATGCACGGCCGCATCATCGCTATAAAAGACGAAAGAGATGGGAGAGAAAATGTTCGGGCCTGGGTCCGAAAGAATGAAAAAGATGAAACAATTTTTATAGCTCTTTATTCTCAGCACGCATATAACGGAGAAACATATATGAATATCGCATTGCCTTTACCGTACTCTAACATGACCGGTATTTTAAAGTTATGTAATGATGATAATCATTTAATAATTACAAGTAAGCTAAGAGAGAATGGCGGGGGAGATGAGGGGATTTACTTACATACTCGTTTCTTTACAATACGTTTACCGTTAGCAGAAACTTTTATTATACAAGAGAGAGATAGTGGAGCTTTGACAGCCCAGCATAGGATGTGGATATTGGGGATTAAGTTTTTAGAGGTTCACTATGATATTAAAAAAATAGAGAAGGTGTAG
- a CDS encoding GNAT family N-acetyltransferase yields the protein MFATVFIENPGSWRIMEKIGMKHEGTLKQHVIKWNKPMDLTCFGILREDYEKTNF from the coding sequence ATATTTGCCACTGTATTTATAGAGAATCCTGGTTCATGGCGGATTATGGAGAAGATTGGAATGAAACATGAGGGAACATTAAAACAACACGTTATAAAATGGAATAAACCTATGGATCTCACATGCTTCGGAATACTACGAGAAGATTATGAGAAAACAAACTTTTAA
- a CDS encoding ArsR/SmtB family transcription factor, protein MFKALFNDTRLNILEWLKEPEKHFDKPSAHLSKNINEKGGVCVGDIQEKANPSQSTISQYLSMMQKAGLLESTRHGQWTYYRRNEATIQEITEFLKDNL, encoded by the coding sequence ATTTTTAAAGCTCTTTTCAATGATACACGTTTAAATATTTTGGAATGGTTGAAAGAACCAGAGAAACACTTTGATAAACCATCAGCACATTTATCAAAAAATATTAATGAAAAAGGCGGTGTTTGTGTAGGAGATATTCAAGAAAAAGCCAATCCTTCTCAATCAACTATTTCACAATATCTTTCTATGATGCAAAAAGCCGGTTTATTAGAATCGACAAGACATGGTCAGTGGACATACTACCGGAGAAACGAAGCTACGATTCAAGAAATCACGGAATTTCTTAAAGATAACCTTTAA
- a CDS encoding histidine kinase: MTTETITKEQLKQSLNIWYQSMLQQKLETATNLKEEVANKINNVEEDHDLLLYYALLNYRYKVLSDWLGIKENSFDHIESFKIPSTGFLAYYYHFLKAIHFKFLSNYTAANKHFEKAETLLQYTQNPLEKIEWYYRLGDFYYQSYQQRKALDHIKIAKEEFTKHEGYEINVALCNNLLGLCFIDLKQFELAEETLYAALDAFQKEKHEQYVLMVRNNLSLLYTNPALAAPTIPHLSEITKRHILEVTKKNPLHFKALLIEAQEYYKLGEHTLANESIEKGLTICTELKNKEFQNHFTILRELNNKVPASSLETVILKALPYFEKEELWECVQEYTEILALKFYEEANHVKASQYFHIGNEAKKNSFKKSALK; this comes from the coding sequence ATGACTACAGAAACGATAACAAAAGAACAACTAAAACAATCACTAAATATATGGTATCAGTCAATGTTGCAACAAAAATTAGAAACAGCAACAAACCTTAAAGAAGAAGTTGCTAATAAAATTAATAATGTAGAAGAAGATCACGATTTATTATTGTATTATGCATTATTAAATTATAGATATAAGGTCCTTAGTGATTGGCTAGGAATTAAAGAAAATAGTTTTGATCATATAGAATCTTTCAAAATCCCATCAACAGGATTTTTAGCATATTATTATCATTTTTTAAAAGCAATTCATTTTAAATTCCTCTCAAACTATACAGCTGCAAACAAACATTTTGAAAAGGCTGAAACATTATTACAGTACACTCAAAACCCACTAGAGAAAATAGAATGGTATTATCGACTAGGCGACTTTTATTATCAATCTTATCAACAAAGAAAAGCACTTGATCACATAAAAATAGCAAAAGAAGAATTTACTAAACACGAAGGATATGAAATTAATGTTGCATTATGTAACAATTTATTAGGGCTATGTTTTATTGATTTAAAACAGTTTGAATTAGCCGAAGAAACACTCTATGCTGCATTAGATGCGTTCCAAAAAGAAAAACATGAACAATACGTATTAATGGTACGCAATAACTTGAGCTTGTTGTACACAAATCCAGCTTTAGCTGCACCAACGATACCTCATTTATCAGAAATAACAAAACGGCATATACTAGAGGTAACAAAAAAGAATCCTCTTCATTTCAAAGCATTACTTATAGAAGCACAAGAATATTACAAATTAGGTGAACATACTCTTGCAAATGAATCTATAGAAAAAGGGCTTACTATTTGTACTGAACTAAAAAATAAAGAATTTCAAAATCACTTCACAATCCTAAGAGAATTAAACAACAAAGTACCTGCATCATCTTTAGAAACTGTAATTTTAAAAGCACTTCCATACTTTGAAAAAGAAGAATTATGGGAATGTGTTCAAGAATATACAGAAATTCTCGCATTAAAATTTTATGAAGAAGCTAATCATGTGAAAGCAAGTCAATATTTTCACATCGGTAACGAAGCAAAGAAAAATAGTTTTAAAAAATCCGCATTGAAGTAA
- a CDS encoding S-layer homology domain-containing protein, whose product MKKVISNVLAMTVALQVALAPTTSFAATKEFSDVPKGHWAYDAINDLTSKNIIAGYDNGKFGLGDDVTREQVAALMYRVLKPEAKNEYKNPYPDVSPSTTMFPNEILALTEMGIFKGDDKGNFRPKASLTRAEMAVVLHKAFKLEIKANHTFNDVDPNSWAKDAISALQSNGIATGDGTGRFNPTGVLTREEYAQFLYNAMASYINLNVTLPSSVTEQEIDNYIKRYHPDSPLVGTGQDFIKAQNEYGVNALYLAAHAILESGYGKSEIAYRKHNLFGLKAYDWDPFANAKYLSSYGQSIAYNADYVRKNYLEKTGPYFNGYTLTDMNVMYSTDKEWASKIANIMERIKPFNKKDYQNLKQLPKNPNTLNVNALSNEIPYKDLGSREVAVQSSGKYYHVPYPFDFTIKSVPNITQNEVGKLENGTKVTIYREDPNGWVEFSLKGSTEKYWTLKSNVTM is encoded by the coding sequence ATGAAAAAAGTTATTTCTAATGTTTTAGCAATGACAGTTGCATTGCAGGTGGCGCTGGCCCCAACGACTTCGTTTGCGGCTACTAAGGAGTTTTCAGATGTACCTAAAGGTCACTGGGCATATGATGCAATTAATGATTTAACATCTAAAAATATTATTGCGGGATATGATAACGGTAAGTTCGGTCTTGGAGATGATGTGACACGCGAACAAGTAGCGGCATTAATGTATCGCGTACTAAAGCCAGAAGCAAAAAATGAATATAAAAATCCATATCCTGATGTAAGCCCGAGTACAACGATGTTCCCAAATGAAATTTTAGCTTTAACGGAGATGGGAATCTTTAAGGGGGATGATAAGGGGAATTTTAGACCTAAAGCATCTTTAACTCGGGCTGAAATGGCGGTTGTTTTACATAAGGCTTTTAAATTAGAAATAAAGGCTAATCACACATTTAATGACGTAGATCCAAATTCATGGGCAAAAGATGCGATTAGTGCACTGCAGTCTAATGGTATTGCTACAGGGGATGGAACTGGTAGATTTAATCCAACAGGTGTTTTAACACGTGAAGAATATGCGCAATTTTTATATAATGCAATGGCATCGTATATAAATTTAAATGTAACATTACCATCTAGTGTGACAGAGCAAGAGATTGATAATTATATTAAAAGATATCATCCAGATAGCCCGTTAGTTGGAACTGGACAAGACTTTATTAAAGCTCAAAATGAATATGGTGTGAATGCTCTTTATTTAGCAGCGCATGCGATTTTAGAATCTGGATATGGAAAATCAGAAATTGCATATCGCAAACATAATTTATTTGGGTTAAAGGCATATGATTGGGATCCATTTGCAAACGCAAAATATTTATCATCTTATGGACAAAGTATTGCTTACAATGCTGATTATGTAAGAAAGAATTATTTAGAAAAAACAGGACCATATTTTAATGGTTATACTTTAACTGATATGAATGTTATGTATTCAACAGATAAAGAGTGGGCTAGTAAGATTGCTAATATAATGGAGCGAATTAAGCCTTTTAACAAAAAAGATTATCAAAATTTAAAACAACTACCGAAAAATCCGAATACATTAAATGTGAATGCGTTAAGCAATGAAATTCCATATAAAGATTTAGGGAGTAGAGAAGTAGCTGTTCAATCTTCAGGAAAGTATTATCATGTGCCATATCCATTCGATTTTACAATTAAGAGTGTACCGAATATTACACAAAATGAAGTTGGAAAATTAGAGAATGGGACTAAAGTGACCATTTACCGTGAAGATCCAAATGGATGGGTAGAATTCTCCTTAAAAGGTAGTACAGAAAAATATTGGACATTAAAAAGTAATGTAACAATGTAG
- a CDS encoding DUF4166 domain-containing protein — protein sequence MANIYERLLGDSYKKLHPKLQKRYEITEENSFIGEGKMDEIYGGSFFVKLVLKLASKFRMFFSERGKEIPFIIHNTAERDRQGKEFVRWNRTFHFNKKKRYFNAVMYLDEKEKEIVDYFGEPYLLVSTLSFHIDEQGGMHISSKKQWFYMFGRKIPLPKILYGEAKIIEYYDDSLQCFRIHVQVQNPLIGSLFSYKGTFVERE from the coding sequence ATGGCTAATATTTATGAAAGATTATTAGGAGATTCCTATAAGAAGCTTCATCCAAAATTACAGAAACGCTATGAGATTACAGAAGAAAATAGCTTTATCGGAGAAGGAAAGATGGATGAAATTTATGGAGGATCCTTTTTCGTTAAATTGGTTTTAAAGCTTGCATCAAAGTTTCGTATGTTTTTCTCAGAAAGGGGAAAAGAAATTCCATTCATCATCCATAATACTGCGGAGAGAGACAGGCAAGGAAAGGAATTTGTAAGGTGGAATCGTACTTTTCATTTTAATAAAAAGAAGCGCTATTTCAATGCTGTTATGTATTTAGATGAGAAGGAAAAAGAAATTGTGGATTACTTTGGTGAACCGTATTTACTCGTATCTACGCTTTCTTTTCATATTGATGAACAAGGTGGAATGCATATTTCTTCAAAAAAACAATGGTTTTACATGTTTGGGAGAAAGATTCCACTGCCGAAAATTTTATATGGTGAGGCGAAAATTATTGAGTATTATGATGATTCATTGCAATGTTTTCGAATTCATGTTCAAGTACAAAATCCGTTAATTGGTTCACTTTTTTCATATAAGGGAACATTTGTAGAAAGGGAATAA
- a CDS encoding MFS transporter, whose amino-acid sequence MLDKANDSIRNHMYAVEEQQKLYKRTLVVVSISQMFGGAGLAAGITVGALLAQQMLGTDAFAGLPAAIFTLGSAVAAFIVGRLSQRYGRRVGLATGFMVGGLGAIGVVMAALTNSIILLLASLLIYGAGTATNLQARYAGTDLADKKQRATAVSITMVMTTFGAVAGPNLVGVMGSFARSIGIPELAGPFILSAAAFLLAGFVLFVMLRPDPLIIANIIESYKQEHTYKGHPITEEAIENKRGVTVGAIVMILTQVVMVAIMTMTPVHMGHHGHGLSEVGLVIGFHVGAMYLPSLVTGILIDKIGRTAMSIAAGVILLAAGVLAAMAPNDSLMLLVIALSLLGLGWNLGLISGTAQIVDSTEPSTRAKTQGKIDVFIALAGASGGVMSGMVVANSSYAVLSLAGGALALLLIPVVIWSRKGEKH is encoded by the coding sequence ATGCTAGATAAGGCTAATGATTCAATCAGGAATCATATGTATGCAGTAGAAGAACAACAAAAATTATATAAACGAACGTTAGTAGTCGTAAGTATTTCACAAATGTTTGGTGGAGCGGGATTAGCCGCTGGGATTACTGTAGGCGCACTTCTTGCGCAGCAAATGCTTGGAACAGATGCATTTGCAGGATTACCTGCTGCTATATTCACATTGGGATCTGCAGTAGCGGCTTTTATAGTAGGGAGGCTTTCTCAACGATATGGACGTCGAGTAGGACTCGCGACAGGGTTTATGGTGGGAGGACTTGGGGCTATTGGTGTTGTAATGGCAGCTTTAACAAATAGTATTATTCTCTTACTTGCTTCCTTACTCATTTACGGTGCAGGTACAGCTACTAATCTACAAGCTCGTTATGCTGGTACGGATTTAGCGGATAAGAAGCAACGAGCAACCGCTGTTAGTATTACTATGGTTATGACGACTTTTGGTGCGGTTGCAGGACCGAATTTAGTAGGTGTAATGGGGAGTTTTGCTCGTTCGATTGGGATTCCTGAGCTTGCTGGTCCATTCATACTATCAGCAGCGGCATTTTTGTTAGCAGGTTTCGTACTTTTCGTTATGCTCCGTCCGGATCCGTTAATTATAGCGAACATCATAGAATCATATAAACAGGAACATACATACAAAGGACATCCGATTACTGAGGAAGCGATAGAGAATAAAAGAGGTGTTACCGTTGGGGCGATAGTGATGATACTTACTCAAGTGGTTATGGTTGCGATTATGACTATGACTCCAGTCCACATGGGGCACCATGGTCATGGATTAAGTGAAGTAGGGCTTGTCATTGGGTTTCACGTAGGTGCAATGTACCTTCCATCGCTTGTTACAGGGATTCTTATTGATAAAATTGGTCGAACAGCGATGAGTATAGCTGCAGGAGTTATACTACTTGCTGCAGGAGTGCTAGCTGCAATGGCACCGAACGATTCTTTAATGCTCTTAGTTATCGCTCTTTCTTTACTTGGATTAGGGTGGAACCTTGGATTAATAAGTGGTACTGCTCAAATTGTTGATTCAACAGAACCTTCCACACGTGCGAAGACACAAGGAAAAATAGATGTTTTTATTGCATTGGCAGGAGCTTCTGGAGGAGTGATGTCCGGCATGGTAGTAGCTAATTCAAGTTATGCAGTATTATCATTAGCTGGAGGAGCGTTAGCTTTATTGCTTATTCCTGTTGTGATATGGTCTCGGAAAGGTGAAAAGCATTAA
- a CDS encoding IS3 family transposase (programmed frameshift), with amino-acid sequence MTKFNSEQKINAVIRYQNGNESIWDIAKSFGANYEVVRMWVKQFESHGIHAFKKGYTSYSMEYKLDVLNYMNENGTSPNETAVIFNISSPALIRKWRTQLRTQGIDALASKKKGRLSMTKKNPKSIQNQTPAEGSVEELQAELERLRMENAYFKKVECLSSKQGKITKQDKSQVVYELRNDFSVKALLKLAEIPRSTYYYWVKNFNRPDKDRELKNLIQTIYDEHEGRYGYRRIRDELTNQGHKVNHKKVQRIMKELGLKSLVRMKKYRSYKGKVGKIAPNILERNFIAEKPNEKWVTDITEFKLFGEKLYLSPMLDLFNGEIITYTIGSKPTYSLVSKMLEKSFQRLTKEDELLIHSDQGWHYQMKKYRHALQEHKITQSMSRKGNCYDNAVIESFFGIMKSEFLYLKDFESIEHFKQELEKYIDYYNHKRIKAKLKGVSPVQYRTHALTAA; translated from the exons ATGACTAAATTTAATTCAGAACAGAAAATAAATGCTGTAATACGTTATCAAAATGGAAATGAAAGTATATGGGATATTGCGAAATCATTTGGTGCGAATTATGAAGTCGTTCGAATGTGGGTAAAGCAATTTGAATCTCACGGAATACATGCATTTAAAAAAGGCTATACATCCTATTCCATGGAGTATAAACTAGACGTACTTAATTATATGAATGAGAATGGGACGTCTCCAAATGAAACAGCCGTTATTTTTAATATTTCTTCACCTGCACTTATTAGAAAATGGCGCACTCAATTACGTACACAAGGAATAGACGCCCTTGCATCAAAGAAGAAGGGGCGTCTATCCATGACCAAAAAAAATCCAAAATCAATCCAAAATCAAACACCAGCTGAAGGATCAGTCGAGGAGTTACAAGCTGAGTTAGAGCGTTTACGTATGGAGAATGCTTATT TTAAAAAAGTTGAATGCCTTAGTTCAAAACAAGGAAAAATCACCAAACAAGACAAATCACAAGTAGTCTATGAACTGAGGAACGATTTTTCGGTGAAAGCACTTCTGAAATTAGCAGAGATTCCACGCAGCACGTACTATTACTGGGTAAAAAACTTTAATCGCCCAGATAAAGATAGAGAATTAAAAAACCTAATTCAAACGATTTATGACGAGCACGAAGGTCGCTATGGATACCGTCGTATTCGTGATGAATTGACGAATCAAGGACACAAAGTCAACCATAAAAAAGTTCAGCGAATCATGAAAGAATTAGGTTTGAAAAGCCTAGTTCGTATGAAAAAATATCGCTCTTATAAAGGGAAAGTAGGTAAGATTGCGCCAAATATTTTAGAACGTAACTTTATAGCTGAAAAGCCTAACGAAAAGTGGGTTACAGACATAACAGAATTTAAATTATTCGGCGAGAAGCTCTATCTATCACCGATGTTAGATTTATTTAACGGGGAGATTATTACTTATACAATCGGTTCAAAACCAACCTATTCACTTGTTTCGAAAATGTTAGAGAAGTCCTTTCAACGATTAACAAAAGAAGATGAACTCTTGATTCACTCGGATCAAGGTTGGCATTATCAAATGAAGAAGTATCGTCATGCCCTACAAGAACATAAAATTACTCAAAGTATGTCTCGCAAAGGGAACTGTTACGATAATGCGGTTATTGAAAGTTTTTTTGGTATTATGAAATCTGAATTTCTTTATCTCAAAGATTTTGAGAGTATAGAACACTTTAAACAAGAACTTGAAAAATATATCGATTATTATAATCACAAACGAATTAAGGCGAAATTAAAGGGCGTGAGTCCGGTACAATACCGAACTCACGCCCTAACAGCCGCTTAA